One window from the genome of Methyloradius palustris encodes:
- the pilO gene encoding type 4a pilus biogenesis protein PilO, with protein sequence MAALKVAAIWAEVVYRTRLVGWQSLLGVVLLLVSAVLILAMLLPKQGQLEQLKHEAALREASPKQVNYVADNSPQTSINAFYKLLPAEDQAPKAFQQILVMANDQGVEPEKSEYQSARNPSAIFTRYQMTLPMHGRYLDIRKFVIQVLNTLPNVALSEISFKRDEANPEQVEARLRFSIYTTADNVRGAM encoded by the coding sequence ATGGCAGCATTGAAGGTCGCCGCCATTTGGGCTGAGGTAGTGTATCGGACACGTTTAGTAGGCTGGCAATCCTTGCTGGGTGTGGTTCTCTTATTAGTCAGCGCTGTTCTGATCCTGGCAATGCTATTACCCAAACAAGGTCAGCTTGAGCAGCTCAAGCACGAGGCAGCACTACGTGAAGCAAGCCCAAAGCAGGTTAATTATGTAGCAGATAATTCACCACAAACCTCCATAAATGCTTTCTACAAGTTACTCCCCGCAGAAGACCAAGCACCAAAAGCCTTTCAACAGATTCTGGTTATGGCGAATGATCAGGGCGTGGAACCTGAGAAATCAGAATACCAATCAGCGCGCAACCCATCTGCTATTTTTACACGTTACCAAATGACCTTGCCCATGCACGGGCGCTATCTGGATATTCGTAAATTCGTCATTCAGGTACTGAATACACTGCCCAATGTGGCATTGAGCGAAATCAGTTTCAAGCGGGATGAAGCTAACCCTGAACAAGTTGAAGCGAGATTGCGTTTTTCTATTTATACCACTGCTGATAACGTTCGTGGGGCTATGTAA